From a single Paenibacillus sp. FSL W8-0426 genomic region:
- a CDS encoding carbohydrate ABC transporter permease: MLSKSALRKESIGSIVFNVMNYTLLLLFSLACLLPFVNVVASSFASTQEIVQKKFILFPTTFSLDAYRYIFSTPTIFKGLGVSVFITVAGTIVSMTLTALMAYGLSRRYLLGRNFINFLIVFSMLFSGGMIPTFLVVKAVGLIDSYWSMIIPTAINAFNLIIMRNFFQALPDSLEESAKMDGANDFRVLLQIMLPLALPSIATLSLFYGVSYWNTYMNAVLYLNESKMWPLQVLLRQIVIVSSGMEGNSSAVDIVPPSQTIKMSVIVVATIPMLIAYPFVQKHFTKGALLGSVKG; this comes from the coding sequence ATGTTGTCCAAATCCGCACTCCGAAAAGAAAGCATCGGCAGCATCGTATTCAATGTTATGAATTATACGCTGCTGCTCCTTTTTTCCCTGGCATGCCTGCTGCCCTTCGTCAATGTCGTTGCCAGCTCCTTCGCATCTACGCAAGAAATCGTGCAAAAGAAATTCATTTTATTCCCGACGACCTTCTCGCTGGATGCCTATCGCTACATCTTCTCTACACCTACCATCTTCAAAGGGCTTGGCGTATCGGTTTTCATTACGGTTGCGGGGACCATCGTGAGCATGACGCTGACGGCACTCATGGCATACGGACTTTCCCGCCGCTATCTTCTGGGCAGAAACTTCATTAACTTTCTGATCGTCTTCTCCATGTTGTTCAGTGGGGGCATGATCCCGACGTTTCTGGTCGTTAAAGCCGTTGGATTGATCGATTCCTACTGGTCGATGATCATTCCGACTGCGATCAATGCGTTCAATCTGATCATTATGCGCAATTTCTTTCAGGCTCTCCCCGACAGTCTGGAGGAATCGGCGAAGATGGACGGGGCCAATGATTTTCGCGTACTGCTGCAGATCATGCTTCCGCTTGCCCTGCCGTCGATCGCCACGCTTTCCTTGTTCTACGGCGTGTCCTATTGGAACACGTATATGAATGCCGTTCTGTATCTGAACGAATCCAAAATGTGGCCGCTGCAGGTGCTGCTTCGTCAGATCGTCATCGTCTCCAGCGGCATGGAGGGCAACAGCTCGGCCGTGGACATCGTGCCGCCGTCCCAAACGATCAAGATGAGCGTCATCGTTGTGGCCACCATACCGATGCTCATCGCCTATCCTTTCGTGCAAAAGCATTTCACGAAGGGTGCCCTCCTTGGTTCGGTGAAAGGATGA
- the ppsA gene encoding phosphoenolpyruvate synthase, with protein MNPLVLGFHEMNNDQLLLVGGKGLNLGELSKIPGIHVPDGFCVTTLSYQKAVEHNPIYDALLEQLALIQAEDRDQIGEISHKVRQSIMTSEIPTDVAKAVTDYVSQFGEEEAYAVRSSATAEDLPHASFAGQQDTYLNIIGTEDILQHIRKCWASLFTDRAVIYRIQNGFDHRHVYLSVIIQRMVFPEASGILFTADPMTSNRKMVSIDAGYGLGEALVSGLVSADGYKVREGEIVEKRISDKKLAIYARQGGGTETRQLGPEQQKTQTLTDQQIVQLARIGKQIEAYFGCPQDIEWCLADQTFYVVQSRPITTLYPIPEVNDQENHVYISVGHQQMMTDPMKPLGLSFYLLTTPAPMRTAGGRLFVDATPMLASAAGRDTLLNGLGQYDPLVKDALMTIVERRDFIPTLPQEANEQGSGKGRPKVPHAGHEAQLANDPDIVSRLIKKNQASIEQLKHDIQSKSGLDAMDFILEDIQQLKKLLFDPQSSAVIMTAMNASTWINEKMNEWLGEKNAADTLSQSVTGNITSEMGLALLDVADVIRPYPEVIDYLEQVKEDRFLDGLAHVEGGREARHAIQAYLDQYGMRCAGEIDITRTRWSEKPSTLVPLIVNNIKNFEPHAGKRKFELGRQEALNKEQELLERLKELPDGEQKAEETKRKIDLIRNLSGYREYPKYGMIHRYFIYKQTLLKVAEQLVQAEVIREKEDIFYLTFQELHEVVRTNTLDERIISQRKAEYKTYEKLKPPRVITSDGEIIAGEYKRENLPAGAIVGLPVSSGVIEGRARVVFNMEDAHLEPGDILVTPFTDPSWTPCFVSIAGLVTEVGGLMTHGAVIAREYGLPAIVGVEKATERIKDGQRIRLHGTEGYIEVL; from the coding sequence ATGAACCCTTTGGTACTCGGTTTTCACGAAATGAACAATGACCAGCTTTTGCTTGTTGGCGGAAAAGGGCTGAATCTCGGGGAATTATCGAAAATTCCAGGCATTCATGTGCCCGATGGATTTTGCGTGACAACATTGAGCTACCAAAAAGCGGTTGAACACAATCCAATTTATGATGCATTGCTGGAGCAGCTCGCTCTGATCCAAGCAGAGGATCGGGACCAAATCGGGGAAATCAGCCACAAAGTTCGGCAATCCATCATGACAAGTGAGATCCCTACAGACGTTGCGAAAGCAGTCACGGACTACGTATCACAGTTTGGCGAAGAAGAGGCTTATGCGGTACGTTCCAGTGCAACTGCCGAAGATTTGCCGCATGCCTCTTTTGCCGGCCAACAAGACACATATTTGAACATCATCGGCACAGAAGACATTTTGCAGCATATCCGGAAATGCTGGGCGTCCTTGTTTACGGATCGCGCCGTCATTTACCGGATACAGAACGGATTCGACCATAGACACGTTTATTTATCCGTCATCATACAAAGGATGGTTTTTCCCGAGGCTTCAGGTATTTTATTTACCGCCGATCCGATGACCTCCAATCGGAAAATGGTATCGATCGATGCCGGTTATGGCCTTGGAGAAGCACTGGTTTCCGGGCTGGTATCCGCAGACGGTTATAAAGTACGTGAAGGAGAAATCGTCGAGAAGAGAATTTCGGATAAAAAACTGGCGATCTATGCACGTCAAGGCGGAGGCACAGAAACGCGGCAGCTCGGTCCTGAGCAGCAGAAGACCCAAACGCTTACGGATCAGCAAATTGTGCAATTGGCACGGATCGGAAAGCAGATCGAAGCATATTTCGGCTGTCCGCAAGATATTGAATGGTGTTTGGCTGATCAAACGTTTTATGTGGTCCAGAGTCGGCCGATCACAACGTTATACCCGATCCCTGAAGTGAACGATCAAGAAAATCATGTTTATATATCCGTCGGTCACCAACAAATGATGACGGATCCCATGAAACCGTTAGGCTTGTCCTTTTATCTGTTAACCACGCCGGCACCCATGCGTACAGCAGGAGGAAGACTGTTCGTTGACGCTACTCCCATGCTCGCTTCTGCCGCCGGCAGGGACACCCTCCTGAACGGCCTGGGCCAATACGATCCGCTGGTCAAGGACGCTCTTATGACGATTGTGGAGCGAAGGGATTTCATTCCTACGTTACCCCAAGAAGCGAACGAACAAGGTTCGGGTAAGGGCAGACCAAAAGTGCCGCATGCAGGTCATGAAGCCCAGTTGGCGAACGATCCGGACATCGTTTCCCGTTTGATCAAGAAAAATCAAGCCTCCATAGAACAGTTAAAACATGACATCCAATCGAAATCGGGTTTAGATGCCATGGATTTCATTCTGGAAGATATCCAGCAATTAAAGAAACTTCTATTTGACCCGCAAAGCTCGGCCGTCATTATGACGGCGATGAATGCTTCTACTTGGATCAATGAAAAAATGAACGAGTGGCTGGGGGAGAAAAACGCAGCAGACACGTTATCACAATCCGTAACAGGTAATATTACTTCGGAAATGGGCCTCGCCCTGTTGGACGTTGCGGACGTCATTCGTCCTTATCCGGAAGTGATCGACTATTTGGAACAGGTCAAAGAGGACCGGTTTTTGGACGGATTGGCCCACGTGGAAGGTGGACGAGAGGCTCGACATGCAATCCAGGCGTACCTCGATCAATACGGCATGCGGTGTGCCGGAGAAATCGATATTACGCGAACACGCTGGAGCGAGAAACCGAGCACACTGGTTCCGCTAATCGTCAACAATATCAAAAACTTCGAACCGCATGCGGGGAAGCGCAAGTTTGAGCTCGGACGGCAGGAAGCTTTAAACAAAGAACAAGAGTTATTGGAACGACTGAAAGAACTACCGGACGGGGAGCAAAAAGCCGAAGAAACCAAACGCAAGATCGACCTGATCCGAAATCTCAGCGGTTATCGGGAATATCCGAAATACGGCATGATTCATCGCTATTTCATTTATAAACAAACATTGTTGAAAGTAGCCGAGCAGCTTGTACAGGCAGAAGTGATCCGCGAAAAAGAAGATATCTTCTATCTCACTTTTCAGGAGCTTCATGAAGTCGTTCGCACAAATACGTTGGATGAACGGATCATTAGCCAGCGAAAAGCGGAATACAAAACGTATGAAAAACTAAAGCCGCCGCGCGTGATCACGTCGGATGGCGAAATTATTGCAGGCGAGTATAAGCGTGAAAACCTGCCTGCCGGAGCGATCGTTGGTTTGCCCGTTTCTTCCGGAGTCATTGAAGGGAGGGCTCGCGTCGTTTTTAACATGGAAGATGCCCATTTGGAGCCAGGGGATATTCTGGTCACGCCTTTCACGGATCCAAGCTGGACGCCATGCTTTGTTTCCATCGCAGGACTGGTTACCGAAGTTGGCGGCCTGATGACCCATGGAGCCGTTATTGCCCGTGAATATGGCTTGCCGGCCATCGTCGGCGTAGAGAAAGCTACCGAGCGAATCAAAGATGGGCAGCGGATTCGCTTGCATGGTACGGAAGGATATATCGAGGTGCTGTAA
- a CDS encoding ABC transporter permease, with protein sequence METTKKHFFNDLGVMLGRSMLHISRSMDTIITVTVMPIAFMLLFVYVFGGAIESGTDNYVNYLLPGILLIAIASGVSYTAYRLFIDVQRGIFERFHTMPISRSTLLWGHVLTSLVSNAISVVIIILAALIMGFRSSAGILSWLAVAGILILFTLALTWVATIAGLSAKSVDGATAFSYPMIFLPFISSAFVPTDSMPSIVRAFAENQPVTAIVESIRALLSGQPVGSNLWVALVWCVGIMLVAYGLAMQVYKKRVRS encoded by the coding sequence ATGGAGACGACAAAAAAACATTTTTTTAACGATCTGGGTGTCATGCTCGGACGCTCAATGCTCCACATTTCTCGCAGTATGGACACCATCATTACAGTCACCGTCATGCCGATCGCATTCATGCTGCTGTTCGTCTATGTATTCGGAGGTGCAATTGAATCCGGAACGGATAACTATGTGAACTATCTGCTGCCAGGCATTCTGCTTATAGCCATCGCCAGCGGCGTATCTTACACGGCTTATCGCCTGTTTATTGATGTACAACGAGGTATATTTGAGCGGTTTCACACCATGCCCATTTCACGTTCCACCTTGTTGTGGGGGCATGTGCTGACATCACTGGTATCCAACGCCATATCGGTTGTCATCATTATTCTCGCAGCGCTTATTATGGGGTTTCGTTCGTCAGCGGGAATCCTGTCATGGCTTGCCGTAGCAGGCATACTCATATTGTTTACACTCGCGTTAACCTGGGTTGCGACGATTGCCGGGCTGTCCGCGAAATCCGTGGATGGTGCAACCGCTTTTTCCTATCCGATGATATTCCTGCCGTTTATCAGCTCGGCGTTTGTCCCGACTGATTCCATGCCATCGATTGTGCGTGCCTTTGCCGAAAATCAGCCGGTGACCGCGATCGTTGAATCCATTCGGGCGCTACTGTCAGGTCAGCCGGTGGGTAGTAATCTGTGGGTGGCTCTTGTATGGTGTGTCGGAATTATGCTCGTAGCGTATGGATTGGCGATGCAAGTGTATAAAAAGCGCGTAAGAAGCTAA
- a CDS encoding ABC transporter permease subunit, producing the protein MILPGFVYFVIFKYFPMGGLIISFQDYQPFLGIKDSPWVGFKHFIRLFTEPTFALLLSNTLILFALELIIFFPIPIILALMMNEVRHKLFRNSVQTIVYIPHFMSWVIIVSITYVFLSVDGGVVNELIAAFGGTKISFLTSPEWLRPMYILQIIWKEAGWSTIIYLAAITVVDTQLYEAAEMDGASRLRKMWHVTLPAIRPVIITLLILKIGNTLELGFEHMYLLLNSLNREVGEIFDTYIFTAGLKNGQLSFSTTVGLFKGLVGLVLVMFANRLAKKFGEDGVY; encoded by the coding sequence ATGATTCTTCCCGGCTTTGTGTACTTCGTCATCTTCAAGTATTTTCCGATGGGCGGCCTCATCATTTCGTTCCAGGATTATCAGCCGTTTCTCGGGATCAAGGACAGCCCGTGGGTAGGCTTCAAACATTTTATCCGCCTGTTCACGGAGCCCACCTTTGCCCTGCTGCTTAGCAATACGTTGATTTTGTTTGCACTGGAACTGATCATTTTCTTTCCGATTCCGATCATTCTGGCTTTGATGATGAATGAAGTAAGACATAAGCTGTTCAGAAATTCCGTGCAAACCATCGTCTACATTCCGCATTTCATGTCTTGGGTCATCATCGTTTCGATTACGTACGTGTTCTTGAGCGTGGATGGCGGCGTTGTCAATGAACTGATTGCTGCCTTCGGTGGAACCAAAATCAGTTTCCTGACATCGCCCGAATGGCTCCGCCCCATGTACATTTTGCAGATTATATGGAAGGAAGCCGGATGGTCCACGATCATTTACTTGGCGGCGATTACCGTCGTGGATACGCAGCTTTATGAGGCGGCAGAGATGGATGGTGCATCACGCTTGCGCAAAATGTGGCATGTGACATTGCCGGCCATTCGTCCGGTCATTATCACGCTGCTCATTCTTAAAATCGGAAATACGCTTGAACTCGGCTTTGAGCACATGTATTTGCTGTTGAATTCGCTGAACCGGGAAGTGGGAGAGATTTTCGATACGTACATCTTCACGGCAGGTTTAAAAAACGGACAACTAAGCTTCAGCACGACGGTCGGGCTGTTCAAAGGGTTGGTAGGGCTCGTTCTTGTCATGTTTGCAAACCGGCTTGCCAAAAAGTTTGGTGAAGACGGCGTCTACTAG
- a CDS encoding PadR family transcriptional regulator, with the protein MSENKITSDLLRGHTDTMILRLLFEADRYGYEIVKLIAERSGGKYELKEATMYSSVRRLEADGDIEWYWGDESQGGRRKYFRITEKGKETYANNKSNWEYAKRVLENLL; encoded by the coding sequence ATGAGCGAAAACAAAATCACATCCGACCTGCTGCGCGGACATACGGATACGATGATCTTACGGCTCTTGTTCGAAGCTGACCGCTATGGCTATGAAATTGTGAAGCTGATTGCCGAGCGCTCGGGTGGCAAGTATGAATTAAAAGAAGCCACGATGTACTCCAGCGTCCGCCGGCTCGAGGCAGACGGTGATATCGAGTGGTATTGGGGCGATGAGTCTCAGGGCGGACGGCGTAAATATTTCCGAATTACCGAAAAGGGCAAGGAGACTTACGCCAACAACAAAAGCAATTGGGAGTATGCAAAACGCGTGCTCGAAAACCTGTTATAG
- a CDS encoding class I SAM-dependent methyltransferase, with product MEFWESSFIEKQTMWGFEPADSAMLTRDFFLAEHVKHVLIPGVGYGRNAKVFMDAGIAVTGIEISQTAIDLARQNGIDIDIVHGSVTGMPFDDKRYDGIFSHALIHLLNQGEREKFIQDCYAQLKPGGYMVFTTISKKAPMFGTGKLLDQNYFETKDGVNLFFYDTDSITDQFGKFGLVEISEINEPNKSMANKPSMPFLMITCKKAS from the coding sequence ATGGAATTTTGGGAATCCAGCTTTATTGAGAAACAAACGATGTGGGGATTTGAACCTGCAGATTCGGCCATGTTGACCAGAGATTTTTTCCTTGCGGAACATGTGAAGCATGTGCTGATTCCGGGTGTTGGGTATGGTAGAAACGCGAAGGTTTTTATGGATGCGGGCATCGCTGTCACCGGCATTGAAATTTCACAAACAGCCATCGATTTGGCGAGGCAAAACGGGATTGACATCGATATCGTACATGGTTCGGTAACCGGCATGCCGTTTGATGACAAACGTTACGACGGCATATTCAGCCACGCCCTGATCCACTTATTGAACCAAGGTGAAAGAGAAAAATTCATTCAAGATTGCTATGCTCAGCTAAAGCCAGGCGGCTATATGGTCTTTACCACGATTTCCAAAAAAGCTCCGATGTTCGGTACAGGCAAGCTTTTGGATCAAAACTATTTCGAGACCAAGGATGGCGTCAACCTGTTCTTCTATGACACGGATTCCATTACGGATCAATTCGGTAAATTCGGGCTGGTCGAGATTTCGGAAATAAACGAACCGAACAAAAGCATGGCCAATAAACCTTCGATGCCATTTTTAATGATTACATGCAAGAAAGCATCATAA
- a CDS encoding pentapeptide repeat-containing protein: MTERLNHYLNGVFAPYDGVKSVAELKTDLLSDLQERFRELKAEGKDDETAFAMTIDSIGDIEQTVREVANLSRSLERQVVTNFSASNLAKSDFAGVTAHQGKFSGSALRGSDFTGADLTGSTFASSDVRDSIFDHANLTDCNLSAIDLTNSSFYKSILVRTNISKSGLDRAKFTDVKLTDVMLNMADLRKTVFDRCSFTGVDFRYSDLRGQRFDGQTFIGVKFDKSALNEASFKGAILKNVSFVSGFTLSKKYYRAIKTVCFDDAMMDKLTYAALKGMEADLSKVTVI; encoded by the coding sequence ATGACTGAAAGATTGAACCATTATTTAAATGGCGTGTTCGCACCGTATGATGGGGTGAAAAGCGTTGCTGAATTAAAAACCGATCTGCTTTCCGACTTGCAGGAGCGATTCCGTGAACTCAAAGCCGAAGGCAAGGACGATGAAACGGCCTTTGCGATGACCATTGACAGCATCGGTGACATTGAGCAAACGGTACGAGAAGTGGCTAATCTTTCCCGTTCATTGGAACGACAAGTAGTGACAAACTTTAGTGCAAGTAATCTGGCCAAAAGCGATTTTGCCGGCGTCACCGCGCATCAAGGGAAATTTTCGGGAAGCGCGCTGCGAGGCTCCGATTTTACCGGTGCTGACTTAACCGGCAGCACATTCGCAAGCAGTGATGTGAGAGATTCCATTTTTGACCATGCGAATCTGACGGATTGCAACCTATCTGCCATCGACCTTACGAATTCAAGTTTCTATAAATCCATCCTTGTACGTACCAACATCAGCAAGTCGGGTCTGGATCGGGCAAAATTCACGGATGTGAAGTTAACGGATGTGATGTTAAATATGGCCGATCTTAGAAAAACGGTCTTTGATCGCTGTAGCTTTACCGGTGTAGATTTCAGATATTCGGATCTGCGGGGGCAGCGATTTGACGGGCAGACTTTCATCGGGGTCAAGTTTGACAAGTCGGCACTTAACGAAGCTTCGTTTAAAGGCGCGATACTCAAAAATGTTTCGTTTGTTTCCGGCTTTACTTTGTCCAAGAAATACTATCGTGCCATCAAAACCGTCTGCTTTGATGACGCTATGATGGATAAGTTGACATACGCGGCTCTTAAAGGCATGGAGGCGGACTTGTCGAAAGTTACTGTTATTTAA
- a CDS encoding AraC family transcriptional regulator → MRKSKTFYNIFVPILLLSVGIVVCFGSYIYISTTKSVIERLGEGRQSLIMQVRNTLEQKIQTIEYAFATYSTTPSFRTVIDSPLTGQDYEAYRELNSQLGYIATMGLDGIQYTLVSLKQNWSLSNGSLTRMTDTEKEGLQHLFADADGKGLYWTKTEDGIRLLHALPVYSKEKEAIAMSDISLRTLNLSLQTQPDAAIYILDKQGELLYASQTEQKALSSEQMGWISSQTVSEPRAGQMEIPDPSGGTLIGLYARSAYNGWTYVTLLDQKEVSQALTTTRVGLIVMGIVILGLMVVLAYIISLYLAKPFRKIRHSLGNRSERTIKDEVDWIIQSIDSIVSENQSLEQLMHLEKPKLETQFVLNMLQNRLTREEVADNLERFGYRITTDVLFVTMLIQIDRRGEGPLADKDTLLLAVNQLVQEIVPESERMLPVVLNERTQATLLYFDAERAQEMRDVMMAYAKQVIMLAREYWSASVSVGISAPYGDLMNSREASDMSLEALYQRLKLGKESVIFYEDISRSGGPTLLHYPTELETRLFDAIRLGDKEEVSRTLYPFLADMMKHSPNPMNLEITLIRFVNNLIQLEQLIGAEILLTQTNSTLYHRLLNTLNPEEIEHILVHEVIYPMVASMQERANQQFRSIADRMASIVRTEYDQDLSLESISERLHYTPNYLSSIFRKEYGTTFSEYLMNFRLEVARKWLVDTNMPVKDIAERLGYQNSQNFIRSFRKKENLTPGAYRRMKMES, encoded by the coding sequence GTGCGAAAAAGCAAAACGTTTTACAATATCTTTGTTCCAATTCTGCTCCTCAGCGTGGGCATCGTTGTTTGTTTCGGAAGTTATATTTATATTTCTACCACGAAGTCCGTGATCGAACGGCTCGGAGAGGGACGCCAAAGTCTCATCATGCAGGTCCGCAATACATTGGAGCAAAAAATTCAGACGATCGAGTATGCTTTCGCCACATACAGCACAACGCCATCGTTCCGCACGGTGATCGACAGTCCGCTGACCGGACAGGATTACGAAGCCTATCGGGAATTGAACTCCCAATTGGGTTATATCGCAACGATGGGCCTGGATGGTATCCAATATACGCTGGTAAGCCTAAAGCAAAACTGGAGTCTGTCCAACGGATCCTTAACCCGGATGACGGACACGGAAAAAGAAGGATTGCAGCACCTATTCGCCGATGCCGACGGCAAAGGGCTGTATTGGACCAAAACCGAAGACGGCATTCGGTTATTACATGCCTTACCCGTGTATTCCAAGGAAAAAGAAGCGATCGCCATGTCGGATATTTCGCTCCGTACGTTGAATCTTTCGCTGCAGACCCAACCTGATGCCGCCATCTACATATTAGACAAACAAGGAGAGCTGTTATACGCAAGCCAGACGGAGCAAAAGGCGCTGTCGAGCGAGCAGATGGGGTGGATAAGCAGTCAGACAGTGAGCGAACCGCGTGCAGGGCAAATGGAAATTCCCGACCCGTCCGGTGGAACCTTGATCGGATTGTATGCCCGCTCAGCCTATAATGGTTGGACCTATGTCACGCTTCTGGATCAGAAGGAAGTCAGCCAGGCATTGACGACGACTCGTGTCGGCCTTATTGTCATGGGCATCGTGATTTTGGGCTTGATGGTCGTTCTTGCCTATATCATCTCGCTGTATCTTGCCAAGCCTTTCCGCAAAATCCGGCACAGTCTCGGGAACCGCTCCGAGAGAACGATCAAGGACGAAGTCGACTGGATTATTCAATCGATCGATTCCATCGTGTCTGAAAACCAAAGTCTGGAACAGCTGATGCATCTGGAGAAGCCGAAGCTGGAAACGCAGTTTGTGCTTAATATGCTGCAAAATCGGCTGACCCGCGAAGAAGTGGCGGATAATCTGGAGCGGTTCGGTTACCGCATCACCACCGATGTTCTGTTCGTCACCATGCTGATTCAGATCGATCGTCGCGGGGAAGGTCCCTTGGCTGACAAAGATACGCTGCTTCTCGCAGTAAACCAACTTGTACAGGAGATCGTGCCGGAATCCGAACGAATGCTGCCGGTAGTGCTTAATGAACGAACGCAGGCAACGCTGCTCTACTTCGATGCCGAACGAGCCCAAGAGATGCGCGATGTCATGATGGCTTACGCCAAACAAGTGATCATGCTGGCCCGCGAGTATTGGTCGGCTTCCGTGAGTGTAGGCATCAGTGCTCCTTACGGAGATCTGATGAACAGCCGCGAGGCATCGGATATGAGCCTTGAAGCGCTTTATCAACGCCTGAAGCTGGGCAAAGAGTCCGTTATTTTCTACGAGGACATTTCCCGCAGCGGTGGGCCGACATTGCTGCATTACCCTACGGAGCTGGAAACCCGTCTGTTCGACGCGATTCGGTTAGGGGACAAAGAAGAAGTGTCGCGCACGTTATATCCGTTTTTGGCCGACATGATGAAACACAGTCCGAACCCGATGAATCTGGAGATCACGCTGATCCGCTTTGTGAACAATTTGATTCAGCTGGAGCAGCTGATCGGGGCCGAGATATTGCTTACGCAAACCAATTCCACGTTGTATCACAGGCTGCTGAATACGCTGAATCCGGAAGAGATCGAACATATTCTCGTTCATGAAGTCATCTATCCGATGGTCGCGAGCATGCAGGAGAGAGCCAACCAGCAATTCCGTTCCATCGCGGACCGCATGGCATCCATCGTTCGTACGGAATATGACCAGGACTTGTCGCTTGAATCCATCAGCGAACGTTTGCATTACACGCCCAACTATCTAAGCAGCATCTTTCGCAAGGAATACGGCACAACCTTTAGCGAATATCTCATGAACTTCAGACTGGAAGTTGCCCGAAAATGGCTGGTGGATACCAACATGCCCGTCAAAGACATCGCGGAACGCCTGGGCTATCAGAATTCCCAAAATTTCATTCGCTCTTTTCGCAAAAAAGAGAATCTGACCCCCGGTGCATACCGGCGGATGAAGATGGAAAGCTGA
- a CDS encoding ATP-binding cassette domain-containing protein — translation MQNAAIQVKGLQKSYKQLHILKGVDFEVDQGSIFALLGSNGAGKTTIVKILTTLLKQDGGTASVNGFDVASSPDNVRQAISLTGQFSAVDEILTGRENLIMIAKLRYLKNPRQVADHMLKRFSLTDAADRRASTYSGGMRRRLDIALSLVGSPQVIFLDEPTTGLDPESRIEVWKIIKELADGGTTILLTTQYLEEAEQLADKIAILHEGKIIANGSLAELKKRLPSTKVEYVEKQPTLEEIFLAIVGKKEGA, via the coding sequence ATGCAAAACGCTGCAATTCAAGTGAAAGGACTGCAAAAGTCCTACAAACAGCTTCACATCCTCAAAGGCGTAGATTTCGAAGTGGATCAAGGGAGTATTTTTGCCCTGCTTGGCTCCAACGGCGCGGGCAAGACGACGATTGTCAAAATACTCACCACGTTGTTGAAACAGGATGGAGGGACTGCTTCCGTAAACGGATTCGATGTTGCATCAAGCCCCGACAATGTGCGACAGGCGATCAGCCTGACCGGACAATTCTCCGCTGTAGACGAGATTTTGACCGGAAGGGAAAATCTGATCATGATTGCCAAACTGCGATACCTCAAAAATCCGCGTCAAGTGGCGGATCACATGCTTAAACGCTTCAGCTTGACAGATGCCGCCGATCGCAGAGCTTCCACCTATTCCGGAGGGATGCGCCGCAGGCTCGATATCGCCTTAAGCCTTGTGGGAAGCCCTCAGGTCATTTTCCTTGATGAGCCAACGACCGGGCTGGACCCGGAATCGCGCATTGAGGTTTGGAAAATTATCAAAGAGCTTGCCGACGGCGGTACGACGATTCTTCTTACGACGCAGTATTTGGAGGAAGCAGAGCAGCTTGCCGACAAAATAGCCATCTTGCATGAAGGCAAAATTATCGCAAACGGCTCGCTCGCGGAGCTGAAAAAACGGCTTCCATCCACAAAGGTGGAGTATGTTGAAAAGCAGCCGACGTTGGAAGAGATTTTTCTCGCCATCGTTGGCAAAAAGGAGGGAGCGTAA